The Streptomyces nigra genome includes the window GCGTCAACGGCGTCCCCGTTGACCTTGCCGGAACGAGTCACGGATGACTGCCACTCCGGTCGGCGGCTCGCTGCCTGTGTACCGGTGGCGGCTCGCCCCTGACGGTCTGGCCACCCGCAGGCAGCTCCGCGCGATGGGGCTGCGCCCTGGTGGTCAGGACGTGGCCGCCGAAGTGCAGCGTCCCCGCCGCAAGAGGGGCCCGCTGGTCGCCTACCTCTACCGCATCGACGTGGCCAAGCCCGTCCGGCCGATGACGCCGGGCCGGTGGGCCGCGCTCGCCCGGGCCAATCGCG containing:
- a CDS encoding RRQRL motif-containing zinc-binding protein; this translates as MTATPVGGSLPVYRWRLAPDGLATRRQLRAMGLRPGGQDVAAEVQRPRRKRGPLVAYLYRIDVAKPVRPMTPGRWAALARANRARRICPACRRDAGYVIPAALGACVPCADSN